Below is a window of bacterium DNA.
GGAAGACCGCACTTCCCAAAGTTTGATACAGCCTCGTTAAAGAGTGAGGGGGCGCAAGTCTCAAGAGCAGATGGCGATGGTTCCTTCGCAAGCTCAGGACATGGTTAACGGGCCAGAAGCTACCACAGAGAGAGCGCTTTGGTGAGTTCTCCGAGGGTCTGCCGGGGTTCACTTTAGAGCGTGGTATGTGTGGAGAGAAGCATCAGGGACTTGGGATGCCCCAGCGGTTCCTGGGCTGGTACATGGGTTTAGGAGAGTCAGAAACCACTGGGGAGTCAGATCAGCCCATAGTACTCAGAGAACGGTAGGGCCGTTCACAGGGGGAAGGGGCTGACAGTCATTCGTAGCCTGCATAGGCAACATTGGCCGGACAAGGAGGGCCGGGAGTCAATGTCCACTTTCTTGCAGGGAATAGCGAAGAAGGCTCGGGCTGGGCGGGTCTACTAGGGCCGAAGGCGGAAGCAAGGATAACTGAAGAGCCCGATGCGGGAAAACTGCATGCCGGGATCTGTGCGGGGGCGGTCAGGTAACTAGCCGTCCTACCGCGATGGCTGTCAAAAAATAAACTGTGGGGGTGATTGTTATGCCACGATTGACAATGGAAGGGGTGTATCATAAGGGGATTATTATTCCCCAAGAAGAGGTGCCATATAATTCGGATATGCGAGTCTTGATTACATTTACTAAAAAAATTCCAAGGAGGGAACTTTATGCTTACACTCCCCAAATTCAGAAGGCATTAGCAAAAGCAGAGGCAAACTATAAGGCAGGTAAATTCAAGGAATATAAAGATGCGGATACCTTATTCAAGGATTTGAATAATGCTGCTTGAAAGAAAAATTGCCAAAGATGATAATTTTGATAAGTATTATGACGCTTTGCCAGAATACATCAAAAGAAAGTTTGAGAAGCAAGTAAGGTTTTTGTTGAAGAACCCAAAACATCCATCGCTGAAGATTCATCGATTTGAAAGTATTAAAGGATTGTGGGAATTTTATGTAGATGATTACTATCGATGTTTGTTTTCAATCGAAAGTAACACTTACCTTCTTAAATGGGTTGGAACCCATCTGCAGATGGAGAGGAAGTAGTGTTTTTTAAAAAAGGGATAAAAAGCGTTAATTTAGCTAGATAAGTAAGTATCTTAAGACACGAGAAAATTGCAAAGCGGACTTTTTGCCTAACCAATCGCTGAAGATACGTCGGGATCTGTGCGGGGGCGGTCAGGTAACTAGCCGTCCTACCGCGATGGCTGTCAAAAAATAGCGACTGGAGATTGGAAAGGATATGAAAGCAAAGGCAATTCCTGACGATGTGAGAAAAAGTGTTGAAGAAATCGTCGAGCGATTCAACCGCGAGAACTTGAGGAGAGACGACTGCTACTACTCAGTGCGGTTCAGAGGGAGATGCGCTTATCTTGACCGATACGCCTATGGCAAGGTGGGGCCAATATGCTGCCTCAGGTATACAGGAAAGATGGATGGCTGGGAATTCGCCATATTCAAGTGGAGCAGTGAAACATACGATCCAAAAGAGTGGATGTTCCCAGGCATTAGCCTTGTAGATGGAACCATTGAAGGGGCAATGAAGGCTGGATTGAAAGCATATCCGGTATAACAACATGATGGAGCCGACCGCGCATCAGGCATACGATGTTTGGGCAGGCATTGTGGGATTGGCTCTCCGCCTTTGGCAGTTTTTCCATAGTTCTACGCGGCGGCTCATCGCGGGCGTTAGATGGTTCGAGAATTGAGACATGTTGACATGCTCCGCTCGCCCAAAACAACACCGCTTGGTGCTTGAGGCGAGTAGGAGTATTTGAGGAGGTGGGAGAAATGGGGCACTGAAAAGTACAAAACCAGAAGAGAAAGGGAACGGTGATAGACTATGCCAAAATTATACAACAAAGGAGTGATTTAAATGAGAAAATCAGTTATCCATGATAAAATAATGGAAGAAATTAAATTTATTCCAGAAGATAAACTGTCAGAGATATACGATGTTATTCATTATTTTTGGATAGGTTTGCAAAAATCTAAAGTGAATATTAACCAGATAATGCAATTTGCCGGTTGCTGGAATGATATTCCTGAAGATGCATTTAATGATTTTTTAGAAGAAACCAGACAACGTAGAAGTCAGGCTTTTTCAAGGAGACGAAGCGGTGGAACCAGTATTAGTTGATACAGACATCCTATCCCTGTTCTTTAGAAACCAGGATAATGTTGTCTCTAATTTCAAAAAATATCTTAACCGGTACGAAAAAATAAATCTGAGTATCATTACCTACTATGAAATTCTTAGTGGTTTAAAACACAGAGACGCATTGAAACAACTAGACTCATTTCTGGAGTTTACAAAGCATAACACTATTCTATCGTTAACTAAAGAATCAGTTATGATTTCATCGGATTTATACAGTAATTTGCGAAAAGCAGGAAGACCGATCGATGATATTGATATCATTATTGCAGGTATTGCTTTGTCAAACAATCTTGTTCTTGTGACCAATAATGAAGAACATTTCAGAAATATCAAAGGCTTAGAAATTTTGAATTGGAGTAAAAAATAAGGCGACTTTGTCTAACACAGGTTAAAAGATTGACATCGGAACGTGAGTTAGGGCAGGTCTTGATTATGGAACACAGAAATAAGAAGAAAAGAAAAAAGACGGCGAAGTGGGACTTTTGTCTAACCAGTCGCTGCACCTGACAGTGGGGGCTGGGGTGTGTTTGAGATAGTTTTGTGATTTATCTAGGTTTTACCTTGCTAATAAAGTTTAGTGGTAATTCTCCCCGCAGCAGGTGAGCGTGCTCGTTAGTGGTAGATGAGACTGAATTTGTTCATGCGGAGAGAAATATAGAAAGAGGTTTTGGGATAGGCTCTTAGGGGCTGGATGGCTGAGTAGTAGCTACCTTCAAGTTTGAGGTGGAGTTTTCAGTAAAGTATGTTTCCATTATCTTTCTGGCGATCGGGGCAGCGGCGGCACCGCCGTGACCACCGTGTTCGACCAGCACAGAGACAGCTAATTCAGGTTTATCTACCGGCGCAAAGCACATGAACCAGGCATGATCTTCTCCATGCGGGTTCTGGGCCGTGCCCGTCTTGCCACCGATCCTTAAGTCCTTGATTTTGGCCTGCCAGCCTGTACCTCGCGAGACCACCCCCTCCAGGGCATTGTGAAGCAAAGATAAGGTAGTTCGCTTTAGAGAAAATTTCCGCAACAACTGAGGTTCAAAAGAATTTATTACCTTTCCGTCAGGACTATGGATGGCCTTCACTACCAACGGCTTATATATCCTCCCCCCGTTGACTACCGCCGCCATGAGGTTAGCCAATTGAATAGGGGTAGTCAAGAGATAGCCCTGGCCAATACTAAAATTAACCGTTTCTCCCAGGTGCCATCGTTCACCTAAAGTCTTTTTTTTCCAGGCTGGATCAGGGACAAGACCCGGCTTCTCATGAGGAAAGGAAATTTGAGAAAACTGACCAAGCCCAAAATTTCTGGCCATTTCAGCCATTCTTTCCGCGCCTACCTTGAGTCCTAACTGATAGAAGTAGACATTACAGGAATGGATAATAGCTTCTTCCAGGTTCTTCCAGCCATGTCCCTGTTCCTTCCAGCAGGCATATCTCCTGCCTAAATAGTAGCTTCCTCCGCAGTAAAAGGTTTCTGAAGGCTTAACCAGATTATTTTCCAGGGCAGCCGAAGCCACCACTATCTTGAACTGAGATCCGGGAGAATATTGAGCAGAAATGGCCCGGTTTAGCAAGGGATAACGGGGATCAGAAAAGAAATCTTTAATCTTGATCTTCTTCTGGGGGCTGACAAACACATTTGGGTCAAAAGCCGGTTTACTGGCCATAGCCAGAATTCCCCCAGTATTAACATCCAGAACAACCACTGCCCCGCGGCTGTCGCCTAAGGCCTCCTCAGCCGTACGCTGCAGGGCATAATCGATAGTCAAGGTTAAATTGTCTCCCAGAGTGGGGTCTTTTCTGGAGATGGTCCCAAGTCTACGCCCCTTTACGTCTACCTCTACTTGTTCTACTCCATTTTCCCCCCTCAGGTAATCGTCAAACTCTCTTTCTACCCCCGCCTTTCCAATCAAATCCCCGGAACGATACCCTTTCTGCCTTAGTTCCTCCAATTCCGCCCCGCTTACCTCCCCCAGATAACCGATGATGTGCGCGGCCAGATCACCGTAGACATAGTCCCTTCGGGGGCTTACCTGAATAATTACCCCCGGCAGGTCTATCTTTCTTTCAGCCACCTGGGTCATAGTCTTTCGGTCAACGTCCTGGATAATTAAGGCCGGATTAAAAGGGCAATGGGCTTCTTTAGACAGGCGCTCTCTTATCTCGGTGGGAGAAAGATTCAATATCCGACTTAAGCCAGTGATGGTGCGTTCTAATATCTGGGGAGAAAGCCCAAGCTGGATAACAGAAATATCAAAGGAAGGGCGATTTCTAACCAGCACCGTGCCTTTTCGGTCAAGGATCCTACCCCGGGGAGCCGTGACAGGAATGAATTGAATCCGGTTCTCCTCTGATTCTTTTTTGAACCCTCCTCCTTGAAGGATTTGGACCTGATAAAGACGAAGCACAACCACGGAAAAGAAGAAGGCAAATATGGTGCCTACTATTATTATTTTCCTCCGGGCAAGCTTTATATCTTCCCTGGTAGTATTTGAATAAATCATGGGCACTTTTTTGTCGCCTCACTCGAGGCTCGATCATCCAGCCTTATCACGATAGGCAAGCGGCTATCCGAGCTAAGGATTGACTTAGCCTGAAGGCCGCTCTTTGCAAATGTTGGTAACACCAGAGCGACCTTCTGGCCGTTCTGAGGGCTCCCTCTTCTTGAATGGCCGCATCGTCAATGTAAGCCATATAGCTCAGCCCACTTAGCGGGTCCCTCAGTCGAATGGCCTCATCGATCTTATCCAGTCGGCTAATAATAGGATTGATTTCTGACTGGCGGTCCTGGCCCGCCTTTAAGATCTGATAGAGATTTCTGGAGAGGCTAACTCCTTCCTCAGCCAACTGGGCAATCTGGGTAAATCCAATTCCTATCTGGGCTAATGTCTTGCTCAAATTAAAGTCAGTAGTTACGGCAGAGCGACTGGTAATTCGATCAAGAGTCGGATTTAATTCGATAGCCAACCTTTTGGCCACCATAGTCAGGATTTCTTTCTCAGAGATAATATCTGTGCCGTCTTTCATCCCTTGCCAGATATTGAGGAAACAATAACGCAGGATCTCCCTGATTACCTCTGATGGATTAGTTTCTCCCTTATTCAAGGGAAAGTAGGCGAAAGATCTGGTCGGTTCTTCATCCCCGGAATAGAATAGATCGATCTGCTGGAAAGATAAGGCGGTGATAGCTTCCTTGGCTTTGTCCCCATCCCTTTCCAGTAAGATTCGGGCGGCTGAAATAACTGCCTCCGGCGTGATTAACTCCATGCAGGTGTGTTCTGGACAGGTAACCTTAGCACATCCCCGGCAGGGAACCTTAGCCTGAAGGACGAGATGGCCCGGGCCGTAAGGCCCTACCCAGTTTGGTCCGGCTATTACTACAACCGGTGTGCCAACTGCTCCGGCAATGTGGGCTGGGCCAGTGTCTCCGGAAATGAACAATCGGCAGTTAGCTAACCAGCCGGTTAGTTCTCTGAGGCTGGTTTGACCGGCCAGATTCAGGGGGGATGGCGCACCCACTTCGTGGGTACCCGGGATGGCGGAATTCCGCACCTGAGCCGAAATCTGGGCGGCCCGGTCCTGATCATCTTTGCCCCCGAAGATAACTACCTGCGCCCCATAGGCTTCAGCTAAAAGGTCTACCAACCGGGCAAAATATTCCACCTTCCAGCGTCGAGAAGGATAATTAGCCCCAGGATGTATCCCAATCAATTTCGGATTTTCCATGCCGCCTTCTGCATTCCGCCTGCCGCCTTCCGATATAGTTGTTCTCCGCTTAGAAGGATTGACATCAGCCATCAGCAGGTGAATCTCGACCGAACTCAGGGGATTAAGGTGGCATCGTTCCGGATTGGTCGTAATCCAATATTTGTAATGTATCCAGGGATGTCCTAAAACTACAGGCTGGCTGTTATCGGTCACAGTTAAGCCCCAAACATCTTTATTAGTAATCAATTTAGTCAGGAAGGCGCTTCGGGGGGAGGTATGCAGGTTAATGACCAGATCAAATTGCTCGGCATAAACAGGCTCAACCCAGGCCATTAGTTCTCTTATGGTTTCATCTACCTTACCGGCGATCAGTTTCTTGGCCCATTTGGCTTTTTCAAAGACAATAACTTTGTCCAGGTTAGGATCATCCCTGACCAATTCAGCCGGCGCTTCCTCGGTCAGGAAACATATCTTTGCCTCTTTGAACTTTTCTCGAAGCCCCCAAAAAACCGGGGTGGTGTAAACCACATCCCCAATAGAGGAAAGTTGAATAAGCAGGATACTCTCCGGCTCTCTTGTCTGAGAGGTTAAAAGATACTTAAGGCCTACCCCTTTAGCCCAATTTCTTTGCAGGATAGATTGGGCCAGTAATTGGTATAGTTTCAAGTTCTCGGCACCCGCTGGCCGGTCGTCGAGTTTCGAGTTAAGATCACCTGTCACTTGAATTTGCTTTAAGATTTCCAGCTTCCGAATTATTTAAGCACGATTTATTTCTTCATCAGTAAATTTTAACGGTCTAAATACCCTCTTCCAATAATGGGGGTCCAAGGTCTTCTTTCCCCTAATGACAGGCGCTGAAAATCTTTTCCCTTTGACATGTCCTTCTACGAGGTATCACGGTCAGTTCCTTTTCGGTTCCGCCCAGTTTGGCAAGCTTTTTACTACTTTCCATAGCAATTAAGGCTTTCAAACCGCGATTAACCAGGGATACTTTTTCCTTAATACCCGTCAATTTTGATGCCTTCTCAAGCAATTCATCTTCTATGTTTAATGTCGTCCCCATGGTTTTTCCCCCTCGTATACTATTGGGTTTTTAACATGCTGGCCTCTCCTTGCTATTATATTAGCCCATCTTCTCCCCCTCTGTCAAGATAAAAATCAAGCCTGGGCAGGGATCAAAATGGATCTACTGAGCGATCAGAGTTTCGAGTTAGGCCGATCTTGCCTTTCTTTGTCCCCTCATCACATTTCAAGAGGTAGATGTATCTCCCCTGAATTTCCTCTCTACTTTACATCTGATTCAAAAACAAACAACCCGTTACTGACCGGCCTCTCCGCGCCGTCAGAGGG
It encodes the following:
- a CDS encoding type II toxin-antitoxin system VapC family toxin, translating into MEPVLVDTDILSLFFRNQDNVVSNFKKYLNRYEKINLSIITYYEILSGLKHRDALKQLDSFLEFTKHNTILSLTKESVMISSDLYSNLRKAGRPIDDIDIIIAGIALSNNLVLVTNNEEHFRNIKGLEILNWSKK
- a CDS encoding glycosyltransferase family 9 protein; translation: MKLYQLLAQSILQRNWAKGVGLKYLLTSQTREPESILLIQLSSIGDVVYTTPVFWGLREKFKEAKICFLTEEAPAELVRDDPNLDKVIVFEKAKWAKKLIAGKVDETIRELMAWVEPVYAEQFDLVINLHTSPRSAFLTKLITNKDVWGLTVTDNSQPVVLGHPWIHYKYWITTNPERCHLNPLSSVEIHLLMADVNPSKRRTTISEGGRRNAEGGMENPKLIGIHPGANYPSRRWKVEYFARLVDLLAEAYGAQVVIFGGKDDQDRAAQISAQVRNSAIPGTHEVGAPSPLNLAGQTSLRELTGWLANCRLFISGDTGPAHIAGAVGTPVVVIAGPNWVGPYGPGHLVLQAKVPCRGCAKVTCPEHTCMELITPEAVISAARILLERDGDKAKEAITALSFQQIDLFYSGDEEPTRSFAYFPLNKGETNPSEVIREILRYCFLNIWQGMKDGTDIISEKEILTMVAKRLAIELNPTLDRITSRSAVTTDFNLSKTLAQIGIGFTQIAQLAEEGVSLSRNLYQILKAGQDRQSEINPIISRLDKIDEAIRLRDPLSGLSYMAYIDDAAIQEEGALRTARRSLWCYQHLQRAAFRLSQSLARIAACLS
- the mrdA gene encoding penicillin-binding protein 2 — its product is MIYSNTTREDIKLARRKIIIVGTIFAFFFSVVVLRLYQVQILQGGGFKKESEENRIQFIPVTAPRGRILDRKGTVLVRNRPSFDISVIQLGLSPQILERTITGLSRILNLSPTEIRERLSKEAHCPFNPALIIQDVDRKTMTQVAERKIDLPGVIIQVSPRRDYVYGDLAAHIIGYLGEVSGAELEELRQKGYRSGDLIGKAGVEREFDDYLRGENGVEQVEVDVKGRRLGTISRKDPTLGDNLTLTIDYALQRTAEEALGDSRGAVVVLDVNTGGILAMASKPAFDPNVFVSPQKKIKIKDFFSDPRYPLLNRAISAQYSPGSQFKIVVASAALENNLVKPSETFYCGGSYYLGRRYACWKEQGHGWKNLEEAIIHSCNVYFYQLGLKVGAERMAEMARNFGLGQFSQISFPHEKPGLVPDPAWKKKTLGERWHLGETVNFSIGQGYLLTTPIQLANLMAAVVNGGRIYKPLVVKAIHSPDGKVINSFEPQLLRKFSLKRTTLSLLHNALEGVVSRGTGWQAKIKDLRIGGKTGTAQNPHGEDHAWFMCFAPVDKPELAVSVLVEHGGHGGAAAAPIARKIMETYFTENSTSNLKVATTQPSSP
- a CDS encoding type II toxin-antitoxin system VapB family antitoxin produces the protein MGTTLNIEDELLEKASKLTGIKEKVSLVNRGLKALIAMESSKKLAKLGGTEKELTVIPRRRTCQREKIFSACH